A single genomic interval of Oleidesulfovibrio alaskensis DSM 16109 harbors:
- a CDS encoding helix-turn-helix domain-containing protein — protein sequence MKNILEQCRREMKVTYAEIGRRVGFNRATVLKHCRGELAISGEAALRYHLRLGIPLKDLRPDLFAADSDKAA from the coding sequence ATGAAAAACATACTTGAACAATGCAGGCGCGAAATGAAGGTCACTTATGCTGAGATTGGACGAAGAGTGGGGTTTAATCGCGCAACGGTCCTCAAGCATTGCCGGGGAGAGCTTGCCATTTCCGGCGAAGCGGCCCTTCGCTACCACCTGCGCCTTGGCATTCCTTTGAAAGACCTGCGTCCTGACTTGTTTGCGGCGGATTCCGACAAAGCGGCCTGA